Within the Rosa rugosa chromosome 2, drRosRugo1.1, whole genome shotgun sequence genome, the region ATACAGGCCTGATTCAATTAAAACAGATATGCTATATTTTGATACCAGCATATATAGTTCAATTATAGAAACAATCATAGATTGTGGGCACAAGTCAGACAAAACCAATCATAGAAACATGAGAAATTGATGAAGGTATTCAATACAAGCCTGATTCAAtagtttaattaatttattcaaTCCCTCTAAGCGACTAGCCGACTAAGCCTAAGGTATTCAATTAACTCCAAATGAAGACGGAAAAACAATTGATCAAGATTCAAGAGGACCTTGAGCTCAAGAAACAGGAGGCGTGGCTGCGTGGAGCAGGGGAGCCGCGGCGGGACTGAGCGTTTGAGCCTCAAAGAGTAGCCATGTCGTCATGGTGAGGGACAGAGGGAGCGAGTCGTGGTGAGGGACTGAGGGAGTCATCGCGGCTGTGGAAGTGATTCTCACTTCTCAGATGGTGACTGAGTGTTGAGACCCAGTCTCCTCGAGTCGATCAAGGCAAGCCCTGAGGACCTAGTCTCACTTCTCACTTCTCACCGGTGGCCTCGGATGATTTCATTATGTATATATGtttatatatagtatatatacTTATTTTGTTTCCATCTACACATTGTCATGTGTTGCTCCAGCGGAAGCCAGGTTaattcacaacctctctcctcCAAGGTTCGAATCTTGTTTCCCCCTTTCACTTTTCTTTTATAGTCTTCAATCAGTTGAGTCATTTCCTTGGGCCAtccaaaaaaatttatgtttaacTATTTTTGTATTTCATAAACTTATGTATGAATAAATAttcataatttttatttattaattctatatttacttttattcaaaacaTATGATTTTGTAATGTTATTTTGGcgcaatacacacacacatataaggccacattttaattttcCGTCTCAGATCGTTAGAatctcagggccggccctggaGTCGATCATTGATGAACttagtataattttttttttaggctatATCTATACTTCGCAACTTTTGGCCCAAAATTTTCCTTGGCCTACAGCCACCTAATCACCCACCACCACTAGAAGCAAGAGTGGGTGCTTTGTGCTACCACCAAAGCTAGCAAAACATGCATAATCCCAAGCCCCCAAGGCATGCACCTTATGCAGCTCCACCGCCAATCAACATTTGAATTGCTCCCAACCAAGCACCATCACGGTCATAAATAAGCAATTAGAGAGTGAGCCACCACTCACTCAAGGTTGATTTAAAGGAGAAGTCTTGCACCGGAAAGAAGCCGATACCACCCCCATCAAAACAAAGTTGACCAGCACCACCATGAGacctagaaaaaaaaacagccaAAAATTGATCTATGCATCAAGGACTAGAAATAAGTTGCAAGCCATTAGCATGCAAGAAATTACCAGAGTAAAACATTAATTAGGTTACTTGccaaaaaacttcaaaaagatTTGGAGTATAATGGATTAATGATTCAAGGTAGAATTGTAAAGCTCCATTGAAGTAGTAGGTTATCGGAAGTGCTTCCTTTACTAATTCTAAGAGAATGGTAGAACCATTAGATGCCGGATGACATCTTCGATCACAGGTGACTCGCCTATAAAAAATTGGGTTGAACTGCCAATTCCCCCGTACGGGACCGGTAGAGAGCATTAGAGTCTTGCTAAGATACATTGGTAATTGAAGGGGTGATTAACTGAGATTTTGAAGGTTTACCAAACTAGTAGCCGAAGAATTCAACAGCTTAGGTCCTTTAAATATtgacccttcttcttcttaccttttttttttttgaaaaattctAAATTCGACGAATATTGGCCGAAAATATTTCAAATATGAACCCAAAGTTGTTGGGTTGATCAGCAGCGAAGCCCAAAACCGAAACACGAGAAATATAAAACCGAGCTCCGTCCCCGCCTTTTCCATCTCTCTCTGAAATTGCTTCGTCCGTCGCACCGGCGAAGTCGTCACCTTTCCGTTATCGACCAGCGCGACCTGTTAACTAGTAAGTCCCTCTTCCTTTCCTCAATTCCGGTTCACCTTATCTCTGTCTCCTCTATTCCCCAATTCCCTTCATCCTTGGTAACCAAAATCGAATTTCCTATCCTAAATCACCAACAAGATTGGTATCAGTGAACCCTAGAAACCAAAATTTCCTGCTTTAACTAAGCCCCTATGCAATTGGCTGCAGCTTGAATGCTTTACTAAACCCCCAATCCCAGAAACCCTAGCTTTTACTACCAAATTGTTAATAATTTCAATTGTGTTTGATTATGGattcttttgagttttgaaggaCATGAGTACGCTTGATGTGCCCATGGAGGATAGTAGCGGTGGTGTCCGACCTAAGGCTCAATTGAAGCAAATGGGGCCTGCAGAGAAGGAGGCATCTGTGCACGAAGAAGTCAAGAGAATGCAGAGGCTGCCTGCACACAGCTCCTATGTTACGCATCGATTGCGGGTTCTTAATAAGATTCTGCAGCTCCTGTCCATTCAGGTGAGTGCACATTATTTACATTTGCTGTATTTTAGTTCTGCTGTAGGTTCAATCATATCTGCGGTTGGTGTTTTGTGATTTAGTTTCCGTACTTAACCTTGCCTTGCTTTTAATATCAAAGTCCCAGTTACCTGCCTAGCATTTGTGCAACACTATTAGACTGCCGATTTATGTGGTGTATAGAGGAATAGGAACTATTCACTAACTAAATTGAGCATACTACAACAGAAAACTAAGGTTGGAATGATCTGGATCACGGACCTGATGGATTGGGTACTAGGTGGACAATCCTTCTCCACAAATGGGTGACTAAATCCTTGCAATTGCACAAAATTAAGCCTTCCAAGATAGACTAGAGTTCAGCATTTGAGGCACAAGAAATACTTTGGATCAGTTAAGACATGGTTGCCACGAAGGCACCATCATAATCTTTAAGAACTGCTCCCTCCCTTCCCTAAATTATCTCAGCATCAAAAGCCCCTTTTTTTATTGAGCTTGAGAAACCTAAGCCGTGGTTTCTCCCACCCAGCCGGTTGTGGTTTTGGTGGTTTCATACCGCTTTTATTAGCCTCTGTAAACTCCTGAAACCAACCTATAGTCAAGGAATCAATGACATCTGGTTGGTTCAAATTCCATTCCATAGTTTGTCATTATCATGAAACACAAATAAGCATGAACTGGTTAGTAGCTAGATGCTCCACACTCGGCTACCCATTTTGTAAAAACCATGGATGTAGGTACTACAGGAAGACCTGGAAACTGTTTAGGTGAATTATAATCAATTATATTAGAGCCACAATAAagaatttggttttgaaaagttttgtttgaagaTCACTTTGCTCTGTTATACAgcatgaaattttgtgttttctaTATGATTCTGATTGTAGTTAGAAGATAAAAAGAATTTGTTCCGAGTATTTGATGCTGTTTTGCTCTTCCTGATGTTCCTTTCTATGTCAGAGAACTACTTCACAAGATCGGGAGTTGGAATTGCTTTTTGCGGGGCTGTCTCTATGAACTGAACCTTTCAAGGCAGTGGTCAGTTGCAGTTCAACTTATTTTGTGGAGTTAGAGACCATAATCATTTTGCACTGGGATCTATGTAACTACATGTTAGTCTCACTGTAATGTTCGTTTCCAACATGCTGACCGATGTTTAATTGTTCTCTGTTTGTTAATCTGTAAAGGATGATAAGTTTTGTATGTATATTTCTGTTAAGGCATGAGACTTTAATAGCTCATTCTAAAGAAAAAAgctgtataatttttttttgaaaaagcttCAGCTAACAACACATGCATACATTTATAGTTTATTCCAGGCAGTAAAACATTAACCAAAATAAACAACTTGGAGGAAGGAGGAGGAGCACACACCTTACTCTACCATTTCTTTTTATCTGGGGCCATTCTCTGTTGAGTGGCAAGACAATATTGTGATCACGTAATCTCTGTCCTTTTGAATCATTTGATGCCCGATTTTGCTAGAaaaatttccatttcttttaCATTGATAGGCAATCCGTCTGCACAGAGCACTCTCTCTTTGAGAACATGTTGCTGTTGCTGATATCTTTTCTATTTACTCATTTCTTTACTTCTTGTGAATGATTTTTAGTCTTGCCTCTTTGGTGGGTTGAAATGTATGATTGTGGTGATATGGAAACAGATATACTTTTGATTGAAGAGATACTTGCAATTTGCCATTTTGGTTTCCCAATTTGTGGTGTTATGGAAATAATTTTCAGTAAATGAGTAAGGACATTGTTATTGCAGCAATGCGACATTGCATCTTCGCTCCTTCTGGGTTgcagatttttctttttctttgcagTTGTAGCTGAGGAACAGGTCGGGAGAGGGAGAAAATTATAAGACAGATCGGCATAAATACCCGGGATGAACTCTGCTGTCTGCACCACTTTTCTGATCCTATTGGATAGCTTATTAATGTCTGCTCTATGCTTCTCATATTGAATATTACTTGGTTCATCAGAATATTCAAGCgagaaaagatgagcaagataTTTGTATTTAGTTTGAGGATTCTAAACAAGAATTTCCATGTGTTGGCAAATTGGCTTGTCTGGGTTTCTAATTCAGTTGGTGGATTTGTAATGAACCACTTGCATTCAAAGAAAGGATAgccaagagaaagagaggatttAGAGTGCACTACACAATATATACTTTTGTTTCATCGATGGTTTTTGAAATCCGCCCAGTGAGTTTTGCTACATTTTTcctaatattttctttttttaacccTACTCTATACCTTCCCCGACCCGCACACGCTTTCAGTTGGTGTGACAATTACAACTCAGTATAAACTATGAAGTGTTCAAACAAGTTTCTTGGTTGCGACTTGGACATAGATTTCGAACAAAGTGTTGATTTTTGACTCTCTAAACGGGatgaatgaaaaacaaaaaattcagaCTTTCAATGACTTGCGGATggaattttaattttttctaaAAGTCAGAATGAGATTAGACACGAACAGACTCGTAAACTCTAGTTGATAGAgagaagggtttttttttttggttgtcaAACGAGTTATTTCTTTGAGATGTGGCATCGTGGCAGTTGCTGCATGTTCGAAAGTGATTTGTAGAGGGAGAGTGAGTTATCAGTGAAAGAGTTATTGAGATCAGTGGACTGCACTTACAAATCCACCGATCTCAAAAGCAGGTGTAGATAGCGATATATATGGTGTAGATTGACGTGGTGATTCTCACCTTCGCTAAGAAATGTGAGAATAAAAGTGTGAATAAAAGTGGAGAATCTATTCTCTTTTTtcctaaagaaaaagaaaacaatggaATTGGATTGCCATTTTACCAATTGTTTTCCACCTTTTTCATTCATGGGAAGTAGTATCTTTTCACTAGCCAGTAGTATCTTTTCACTAGCCAGTAGCCACAACACAGGTTTGATCCCCTGAGAAAATGGGGATATGGGATACCATTTCTGGGACACTGAAACGGAACGCGCCGGCTCTAACGCCCCTGAAGAGCTGGGGGCTGAAACGGAACGCGCCGGATCTAACACCCCTGAAGAGCTGGTTCCCCTCAACCGATTCACTGAAACGGAACGCGCCGGATCTAACGCCCCTGAAGAGGTGGTTCCCCTCAACCGATTCGCTCAAGCGCAACGCACCTGATGGAACAGCTGTCAAGAACGCGTGCTCCGCCGTCAGAGATAATGTGATCCCCTACTTTCGAAGCGAGGAAGCGCGGTCCAAGATCGCCCAAGTCGGCACGATCGTCGCTAAAAACGCAACCTATGAGGGCCTCAAATTCGTTCCAGGTAATTTACGTCCTAATCACACCGGTTGAAATTTGACTTTAATCTTTGACCTTAGGATTGTGTGATCAGTTTACTTTTGGGATTAATTGGATAAAATTAATTGTTAGAGATAGGATTACTGAAATCCCCAAAACAGGTTTGACAAAAATGGTTATTTGGCTTCATCTAGAATTCAGGTGCTTATAGTAGAAGCACACTAACCGGAGTTTCATTGAACAGCTGCATAAACAACAACATAAGCATTCGAAAACAACTTCTTCGGGAAAGCATTACTGATAGGACTGGACATCGAAACATTATTTTTCTGTTGATTAATAGTCTGTTTATTGATTGAAGATTAGCTAATTGACATTCTGGTGACATATTGTATCACAAGAATTTGCTTAAAATCTAGCTAATAAAATAATTCTATCACCGAGGcttgaaaaataaatatttgtatgGCTGGTGATATGAATTGTGCAAACATAAATATTCTTAAAGTTCGTGTCAGCCTTTGGTCCATGGATATTAACCAAAGCGATGGTAGAATGCATTGGCTTGCAATTCGTTTCTACTAATTAAGCCTTATTTTGTTCTACTAATTGGCAGGTGGAAATACATTGTATAACTTTGCTGCCAGCTGCGTCCATGACTATAA harbors:
- the LOC133732681 gene encoding uncharacterized protein LOC133732681, which encodes MGIWDTISGTLKRNAPALTPLKSWGLKRNAPDLTPLKSWFPSTDSLKRNAPDLTPLKRWFPSTDSLKRNAPDGTAVKNACSAVRDNVIPYFRSEEARSKIAQVGTIVAKNATYEGLKFVPGGNTLYNFAASCVHDYNNSNKQEVDVKELQAKVLRLEKELGELGERNKESPSMTNKAWSQAINSEDVIDQCLYDDEGVLEQAMPDPVTPGQEEGRSDKYESK
- the LOC133732163 gene encoding uncharacterized protein LOC133732163; translation: MSTLDVPMEDSSGGVRPKAQLKQMGPAEKEASVHEEVKRMQRLPAHSSYVTHRLRVLNKILQLLSIQRTTSQDRELELLFAGLSL